From the genome of Rhodobacteraceae bacterium Araon29, one region includes:
- a CDS encoding flavin reductase, whose product MPLRTALGRFATGVTLVTCQGASGPIGITANSFASVSLDPPLVLWLPAKATRRYAFFVQAKSFSIHVLDQTQLSVSQAFARNGSGFDGLEWDYDDRQVPILKRSLARFDCHLHAQYDGGDHTIILGHVDLFEISKGQPLIFSQGSYASVPS is encoded by the coding sequence ATGCCACTGCGCACAGCACTGGGCCGCTTTGCAACAGGTGTGACTTTGGTCACCTGCCAAGGGGCATCGGGGCCAATAGGCATCACTGCCAACAGCTTTGCCAGTGTCTCGCTTGACCCGCCGCTTGTTCTTTGGCTGCCGGCAAAAGCCACCCGCCGCTATGCATTCTTTGTACAAGCCAAGTCATTTTCCATCCATGTGTTAGATCAAACACAACTTTCAGTCAGCCAAGCTTTTGCCAGAAATGGCAGCGGCTTTGATGGGTTGGAGTGGGATTATGATGACCGCCAAGTGCCGATATTGAAACGCTCACTGGCACGGTTTGACTGCCATTTACACGCGCAATACGATGGTGGCGACCACACGATTATCCTTGGCCATGTAGATCTTTTCGAAATTTCAAAGGGCCAGCCGTTGATCTTTAGCCAAGGCAGCTATGCTTCAGTTCCATCTTGA